The genomic interval TGCAAATAAAAAAACATCCGAAAAACCATCAAAAACTACATCAAAAAATTTAATATTTAGTCCAAAAAAAAGGAACCGCTTTCACGATTCCTTATAATATATAGTAGTTTAACAAACTTTATTTAACCCAATTTCTTTTTAAAGTTTGGTCTCTCAAGCGTAAACGAGAACTCAGAACCTACTCCAAAATCACTTTCCACATAAATTTTCTCTTTATGAGCTTCAATAATATGCTTAACAATAGCTAATCCCAAACCAGAACCACCTTCTTCTCGTGATCCACTCTTATTAACTCTATAAAAACGCTCAAAAAGTCGCGGTAAATGCTGTTTTTCAATTCCACCGCCATTATCACTAACACGAACTAATACTTTTTTCTTTGTCAAATTCACAACCGAAACCTCAGTTGCGCCATTCTCCTTACCATACTTTATAGAATTGACAATTAAGTTTTCAATTACTTGTTGGATCCTATCACGATCTCCTCTTACATAATTAGGCAAAGCACTACTGTTATCAAAAGTCAATGAAATATTCTTCTTCTCCGCTTTCATTTCCAAAAGATCAAATACATTTTGAATCAATTCATAAATATCAAATTCAGAATATTCCAAATTCAAATCTCCTGCTTCTAATTTAGTAATCATATCCAGGTCTTCAACAATATAAATCAAACGTTCCACCCCTTTTTCAGCACGTCTTAAATATTTTTTACGAATTAGTTTATCTTCCATAGCGCCATCCAGCAACGTGGAAATATATCCTTGAACGGTAAACAAAGGCGTTTTAAGTTCATGAGAAACATTCCCTAAAAAATCTCTACGGTATTCTTCACGTACTTGAAGCAATTCAATTTCTAACTTTTTATCGGTTGCAAATTTCTTGACTTCTCTTGTCAAGGTTTCCATATCAGTGGTAATAGGCTGATTAATCAATGTACTTGACTCCAACAAAGAAACATCGTCATATATTTTTTTGACACGTCTATAAATAAAACGCTCTACACGATATTGCAATACTAAAAAAGAAAAAAGAAAAAGAATTACACTAAAAATAATCCCAAACCACCATAGTTGCTCATAGGAAGATGCAAACATTATTGCAACCAATAAAACAACAAAACCAGTCGAAAAAAGGCTGATATAAAAAGCTGATTTTATAGCAAATTTGTATGTTTTTTTAAAACTAATTTTCATGTAATACTTTAATGTATATTTAAAATGGGCTAAAAGCCCATTTCTATTTTAATCTGCAAAGTTAAATAATATGATAATCACTTAATCATTCTATACTTCAAATTTATAACCTACTCCTTTTATAGTTTTGAATAATTCCTCCCCAATTTTTTCACGTAATTTACGAATATGAACATCAATCGTTCTTCCGCCCACTACTACTTCATTACCCCAAACTTTATCTAGAATTTCATCTCTTTTAAAAACTTTCCCAGGTTTTGATGCTAATAAATAAAACAATTCAAATTCTTTTCTTGGCAAAGAAATCTCTTGACCGTCCATTACAATTTTATATTCTTCTCGGTTTATTTCGATACCACCTACATTTAAGGTTTCACTATCTTGATCCGACTCTACCAACCTTCTCAACAAAGCTTTTACTTTACTTACTAATAATTTAGGTTTAATAGGCTTCGTAATATAATCGTCAGCTCCTACATCAAAACCAGCAACTTGAGAATAATCCTCACTTCTAGCAGTTAAGAATGTAATAATAACTTTACTCAATTCAGGAATTTTTCTAATATTCTCACAAGCTTCCATTCCGTCCATCTCTGGCATCATCACATCCATGATAATTAAGTCTGGAATTTCTTTTTTAGCTTTTACAATAGCCTCTTTACCATTTGATGCTGTAAAAATTTGATAGCCCTCTTGTGCAAGGTTATACCCTACAATTTCCAAGATATCCGGCTCGTCATCTACTAGTAAAATTTTAGTGTTCTTGTTTTTCATAATAATAGCAAAATTAGGTTTAAATCATTAGTAATACAGTTGTTTTTAAACTAATGATTACAATTGCGATGGTAAATATAACAATAAAATCATCGGGAAAAAGTAAGGTTTACATTAATTTAATATCATAACATTTTGATAATATTGACCAAACATATTCATAACAACTGATTAACTTCAAGTTTACAGTTAGGTCGTTACTTTGCAAAAAATTTTAGAAGACTATGAAACTTAGATTAATAATTATTACACTTTTTATCTGTACAATTTCCTTTTCTCAGAACAAAGGAACCATTACAGGAGTACTAACGGACAAAGAGCTAAACAATGAAACTTTACCTTTTGCTAATGTTATTTTAAAAGGAACTAAAGCAAACACAACAACTGATATTGATGGGAAATACATATTAAATGTTTTGCCAGGAAACTATGTTATCCAATTTAGTTATGTAGGATACGAACCTATTGAAATGCCCGTAACCATTGTTAGCGGAAAAACTGTTTCAATAAGCAAAGCACTAGCACCTGGTGGTTACAAACTTGACGATGTAATTATTAAAACTGTTGCAAGTCGACAAAAAGAGTCGGCTTTATTATTAGACCAAAAGAATGCAGTTTCTTTTAAAGCTGCCATTGGAGCTGAGGAAATATCTAGAAAAGGAGTTAATGATGTTGCAAGTGCTGTAACTAAAGTTAGCGGAATATCTAAGCAAGAAGATTCAGGAAATGTTTTTGTGAGAGGACTTGGAGATCGTTACAACGTTACTACTTTAAACGGCCTTCCATTACCATCAAACAATCCTTCTAATAAAAACATACTTCTAGACATCTTCTCAACAAATATTGTAGACAACATTGGAGTTAGTAAAACATTTGAAGCTCAAAACTATGCCGATTTTGCAGGAGCAAATATAAATATCAGCTCAAAAAAATTCACTGGCTCTCCTTTTATTACCGTTTCACTTGGTACAGGAGCAAACTCAAACGTTTTGAAATTAGATCATTTTTATTTACAAGACGGCCCTTCTTATACTGGATTTAAAACAGTGGGAATTCCAAATTCACCTTTACTACCTTCTAGCTATGCAACGAGTTGGGACAGGAAAGAAAACAAGAATACATTAAATGCATTCTACACATTATCGGCTGGAAAAAAATTCAACATTAGTGAACAAGGAACCTTAAGTACTTTCGTAACGGGATCATTCAGCGCAAAAAACAAATATACAGAAGGATACAGCAGAGGAAGTTTAACTTCTGACGGACAAATAAATGCCGATTTTTACAGAAAAGCATACAAGCATAGTACAACATCAACCGTTATGGGTACAGCTGATTACAAAATCAACAACAATAACTCAATATTATTCACATCGTTATTCTTAAACTCAAGTGACCAAGACTATAGTGAATACGAAGGAACTAATGTAAATTTTGATGGTGGTGGTGATCGTACACAACAAATTTCTGGATTAATTAAGCGTGGAACATTCGAAAGAACTCAATTATATGTAAATCAATTAGTAGGTAAAAATAAGTTCAATGAGCAATGGGATTTAAATTGGGGAGTAGGATATAGTATTGTGAATAACACCATACCAGACCGTATGCAAAACTCTTTTGTACATGCCGCTGATGGTATAAACTACACTTTCTTTACTAACTCTAACATCCATAATCATCGGTTTTTTCAGGATTTAAAAGAAAAAGAATTCTCTTCAAATATTGCACTTTCTTACAATTTCAACAAAGAAGACAAAGAAGACAAAGAAGACACTTATAAAGGTAAAGCAACATTTGGTTATTCTGGAAAATTGAAAAAGGTAGATTACACTATGACACAATTTTCATTCTTCCCAGACAGAACAACATTATCATTCTCCAAAGAAGATATTAACAATGTTGACTATTATTTTAATGCGGCAAATTTTAACTCATCTTCCGCTAACCCAGCACTGAATCAATCCTACAATGGAAATTTAGATATTAATGCGGCATTTGCAAATGTACAGTATTCGTTAACGGATAAATTAAGTATTATACTTGGTACCCGATTAGAACAAACTACACAAAATGTTTTGTTTTATTCATTTAAGAAACCAAGAGGAGAAAGTTCAAATGACTCTAAATTCAATATTTTACCAAGTTTAATTTCGAAATACACACTAACCGACAAACAAAACGTAAAGTTCTCTTTTAGCAAAACATACACATTGCCTCAGTTTAAAGAAAAAGTTGGAATTACATACGAAGATGTAGCGCAAGCATACCTAGGAAACGTAGATTTATATGCTTCAACAAATTACAATGTAGATTTAGGTTGGGAATTTTTCCCAAAAACTGGAGAATTAATTTCTGTAACGGCTTTTGGAAAAATCATTAAAAACCCTATTAATGAAATGTTTTTGAACTCTTCTTCAAATGACATATCCTATGCTAATACAGGTGAAAAAGCAACTGTTGCTGGAATTGAATTAGAACTTAGAAAAGACATTTTTGAAAACGAAAATGGCAAGAATCTAAAAACAAAACTATCGTATGACTTAAACGGATCCTACCTTTACAGTAATCAGGATTTAAGCAATAAAAAAGTAAATGATGAAAATGCATTTGGAGCTAATTTTACCTTTACAGAAAGCAAACTATCCGGAGCTTCTAATTTTCTAGCCAATGCTAACCTTTCATTCTTAAAAGAATTTGCAGAATACAAGGACATCACAGCAACAGTGTCTTACTCTTATTTTTCAGATAAATTAGCTGTAATAGGAAGTTCAAATATAGGAAACATGGTAGACAAAGCAGTTAATAAATTAGACTTCGTCATAAATTCAAATATTAGCAAAAGCATAAAGATAGGATTGATTTATAACAATATCCTAAACCCGACATTCAACCGCGTATTAGAACAAGGAAAAGTACCCGGAAAAAGTGCTGTAGGTGATATATTAGTAACCTCCTATAAATCAGGATCAGACATAAGGCTTACTTTAAACTATACCTTTTAAGAATAACTTTTAATAGAATAACAAAGGCGATTAGTAGCTACTAATCGCCTTTGTTTATTTACATCAAATCGTATGTAAACTTTACATTAAGCAAGACTGCATTTAGCTCCATTTACTTAATATATTGTTAATCTCCATTTAACGCTGTAAAAACATACATGCCTTTACTTTGCCATAAATAAAAACAATAAAAAACAAACAAAATGAAAAAAACATTTTTTGCATTAGCTACAATATTAGGGCTTGCATTAACAGGTTGTACTTCTGATAACAACAAGAATGAAGATACAACAGTTCCATTCGTAGTAAAAGTTGATGATTTACAAGGGGACATTACAACTGGTAACACTATAACTTTAGATCCAAGCAAAACGTACACATTAACAGGAGGTCTAGTTGTGAAATCTGGAGCAACATTAAATATTCCTGCTGGAACAACAATCAAAAGTTCTATTACTGCAGATGTTAAGACTATGTATATTGCTGTAGAAAGAAACGCTACTATCAATATCCTTGGTACTGCTGTGAAACCAGTAATAATGACATCTGGAAAAACATCTCCAGCTGAAGGTAACTGGGGTGGATTGATTATCTGTGGTAACGGTAAAGTAAACACCGGAGACAACGGAACATCTGAAGTAGGTGATTTAAGCTATGGTGGTAACGACAATACTGATTCATCTGGAAAAATTGAATACTTAAGAATTATGTACACTGGCTCTAAGTTCTCTGCATCTAAAGAATACAATGGTATTTCTTTCTTCGGAGTAGGTTCAGGAACAATAGTTTCTAACATTTATTGCTACGAAAGTGGTGATGATGCTGTTGAATTCTTTGGAGGAGCTGTAAGCCCTACAAACTTGGTACTAATCAACTCTTACGATGATTCATTTGATTTTGCTGATGGATGGCAAGGTACCGCTACTAATGTTTACATTAAAGGTGTTACTAAAGGCGGTGTTGAAGGATCTAACAACGAAAAAGACCCTAGTGGAGCAACTCCAATGACTAGTGCTAAATTAATTAACTTCTCTATCATTAAAGGTGGAACAGCTTTTACAGCTGACGAAAAAACAATAAACTACAAAGAAGGTGGTGGAAAACAAGCTTATACAAATTTATTTGTTGCTGATGATATGCCAGTAGCTCTTTGTAAATTAGCTACTGATGCTGGTGCAGTTTCAAACATGACAGCAGGTAACTTTACTATTACAAACTACACATTTGGTTCTCTAACAACAGACTTAACAGGTCCTAAATTATCAGGAACAACTACTGGCGCTACTGGTGCTGGTGCTGGTGCAACTCTACCTACTTGGGCTGATTGGACTAAGTAATCATATAAAAACATTCTACACAAAGCTGTCTGAAAAAATAATTTTCAGACAGCTTTTTTTAAAAGCAGAAACCATTAGCAATCTCACTTTTATCCCAACTGGATAAAAAGTAGTTTAATAACACAAGATCACCTAAGAGTCTTTCAAATTATTTGAAAGACTTTTTTTTGTTTATTAATTATTTATTCCATACTTTTATCTTCTGTAAACGAATGTGATGACAAAAAACTACTTTTATATTATTCTCTTATTGGCTTTCCTTGGTTCCTTTAGCGTCAATGCTCAGGATACTAAACAACAGCCTAAAACGCAAGAAAGCACCACAATTGAGGGCTTAAGCTTGTACCCAAACCCTGTGAATGGTGGCAAAGTATCCATCTCAACAAAAAATGATTCCAACAAAGAAATTATCATTTTTGATTTGTTAGGAAAGAAAATATTCCAAACTCAACTTAGCGGTAAAGAACTAAATATTTCTAATTTATCTCCTGGCGTATACATCATTAAGATAAATGAAGACGGAGCGACAGCTACAAGAAAATTAATTGTACGATAAAAATTACGAATAAAATATTAAAAAAAAGCTCCAAATTTAATTTGGAGCTTTTTTATTTAAGTTTAGTACTTTTGTCAAAAAAAACTTGATCTCAACTACTGATATATTCACTATTTCTTCACAAAAGCAATTTGAGAAAATCGCCTTGAAAACATTTCGTTATCAATACGAAAATAATCGTGTATACCAAGAGTTTTGTAATTACTTAAAGACTGATGTTCAAAAAGTAAAAATTTTAGAACAAATTCCGTTTTTACCCATTCAGTTTTTCAAAAGCCATACTGTAGTAAGTAACAACAATCCTATTGAAGTCACTTTTACTAGTAGCGGAACAACAGGAATGATTACCAGCAAACATCTCGTTACTGATGTTTCCATTTATGAAGAAAGCTACCTAAAAGCCTTTTCTGAATTCTATGGTAACATTGAAGATTATGTTGTATTAGCTCTTTTACCATCTTATTTAGAACGCGAAGGCTCTTCTTTGATTCATATGGTTGAAGATTTAATTCAACGCACCAATCGACCTGAAAGCGGCTTTTACCTTCACAACCACGATGAACTTATTAAAAACCTCATCGAACTAGACGAATCTGGACAAAATGTAATTTTAATCGGTGTTACCTATGCCTTATTAGACTTGATCGAAAAACAAACTTTTCAACTGCAAAATACCATCATAATGGAAACAGGAGGCATGAAAGGAAAACGCAAGGAAATGATTCGCGAAGAATTGCACGAAATACTCTGTACTGGTTTTGGAGTCACTGCTATCCATTCGGAATACGGGATGACCGAATTACTATCGCAAGCGTATTCCCTTGGTGAAGGCGTATTCGAATGTCCATCATGGATACAAATCTTGGTTCGTGAAACAGAAGACGCTTTAACCTATGTTTCTTCTGGAAAAACAGGTGGAATCAACGTTATTGACTTAGCCAATATCAATTCCTGCTCCTTTATTGCCACACAAGATTTAGGCAAAAAAAATCCCAACAACTCTTTCGAGGTATTGGGACGTTTTGATAATTCTGATATTCGCGGGTGCAACTTGATGGTACTTTGATAAAAAAGGTTAATTGGTTAACTGGGTTTAAACGATTAAACAGTTAAACCTTTAACCGATTAAACTACTCTCACTACAAAATAATTCTTCTTTCCGCTTTGTAATAACACAAATTGATCGTTGATTAAATCCTCAGACGTAAGCATAAAATCTTCTTTCACTTTTTCTCTATTTACAGAAATAGAATTAGCTGTCAAAGCTCTTCTAGCCTCTCCATTCGATTTAAAAAAACCTGTTTTATCATTCAAAACAGCTATAATTTCAATTCCGTTCTCTAGATCACTCTTTGCTATTTCAGCTTGAGGAACACCGTCAAAAACTTCTAAAAAAGTAGCTGCGTCCAATTGCTTCAAATCATCGGCATTAGAGTTTCCAAAAAGAATTCCAGATGCTTTAATCGCATTTTCCAAATCGGCTGCAGAATGTACCATAACGGTAATTTCTTCTGCCAAACGTTTTTGTAACAAACGCAAATGCGGTGCTTCTCTATGCTCTATTGTCAACGATTCTATGTCTTCTTTCGATAAAAAAGTAAAAATCTTGATGTATTTTTCTGCATCAACATCAGAGGTATTCAACCAATATTGATAAAATTTATAAGGAGATGTTCTTGCGGCATCCAACCAGATGTTTCCACCTTCGGATTTCCCAAACTTAGTTCCATCAGCTTTAGTAATTAACGGACAAGTTAAGGCATACGCTTTACCGCTTGCTATTCTACGTACAAGCTCAGTTCCAGTGGTAATATTCCCCCATTGATCACTTCCTCCCATTTGTAACGTACAGGCCTTTTCTCTATATAAATGCAAAAAATCATACCCTTGAACCAACTGGTAAGTAAACTCAGTAAAAGACATTCCCTCAGCCGCTTCAGAAGACAAACGTTTCTTTACAGAGTCTTTTGCCATCATATAATTAACTGTAATATGCTTACCTACATCGCGAATGAATTCCAAAAAAGAAAAATCCTTCATCCAGTCGTAATTATTTACAAGTTCCGCAGCATTTTCAGTATCCGAAGTAAAATCTAAGAAACGAGACAATTGCCCTTTTATCGCTTCCTGATTGTGACGTAAAGTAGGTTCGTCCAGCAAATTTCTTTCGTTAGATTTTCCTGATGGATCACCAATCATTCCAGTTGCCCCACCTACTAAAGCCAAAGGTTTGTGTCCTGCTATTTGAAAATGCTTCAACAACATCACTCCAACCAAATGCCCAATATGTAATGAATCCGCAGTTGGGTCAATTCCCACATACGCCACACGCATTTGTTCCATCAAATGTTCTTCAGTACCTGGCATAACATCGTGGAGCATTC from Flavobacterium ovatum carries:
- a CDS encoding ATP-binding protein; translated protein: MKISFKKTYKFAIKSAFYISLFSTGFVVLLVAIMFASSYEQLWWFGIIFSVILFLFSFLVLQYRVERFIYRRVKKIYDDVSLLESSTLINQPITTDMETLTREVKKFATDKKLEIELLQVREEYRRDFLGNVSHELKTPLFTVQGYISTLLDGAMEDKLIRKKYLRRAEKGVERLIYIVEDLDMITKLEAGDLNLEYSEFDIYELIQNVFDLLEMKAEKKNISLTFDNSSALPNYVRGDRDRIQQVIENLIVNSIKYGKENGATEVSVVNLTKKKVLVRVSDNGGGIEKQHLPRLFERFYRVNKSGSREEGGSGLGLAIVKHIIEAHKEKIYVESDFGVGSEFSFTLERPNFKKKLG
- a CDS encoding response regulator transcription factor; translation: MKNKNTKILLVDDEPDILEIVGYNLAQEGYQIFTASNGKEAIVKAKKEIPDLIIMDVMMPEMDGMEACENIRKIPELSKVIITFLTARSEDYSQVAGFDVGADDYITKPIKPKLLVSKVKALLRRLVESDQDSETLNVGGIEINREEYKIVMDGQEISLPRKEFELFYLLASKPGKVFKRDEILDKVWGNEVVVGGRTIDVHIRKLREKIGEELFKTIKGVGYKFEV
- a CDS encoding TonB-dependent receptor; amino-acid sequence: MKLRLIIITLFICTISFSQNKGTITGVLTDKELNNETLPFANVILKGTKANTTTDIDGKYILNVLPGNYVIQFSYVGYEPIEMPVTIVSGKTVSISKALAPGGYKLDDVIIKTVASRQKESALLLDQKNAVSFKAAIGAEEISRKGVNDVASAVTKVSGISKQEDSGNVFVRGLGDRYNVTTLNGLPLPSNNPSNKNILLDIFSTNIVDNIGVSKTFEAQNYADFAGANINISSKKFTGSPFITVSLGTGANSNVLKLDHFYLQDGPSYTGFKTVGIPNSPLLPSSYATSWDRKENKNTLNAFYTLSAGKKFNISEQGTLSTFVTGSFSAKNKYTEGYSRGSLTSDGQINADFYRKAYKHSTTSTVMGTADYKINNNNSILFTSLFLNSSDQDYSEYEGTNVNFDGGGDRTQQISGLIKRGTFERTQLYVNQLVGKNKFNEQWDLNWGVGYSIVNNTIPDRMQNSFVHAADGINYTFFTNSNIHNHRFFQDLKEKEFSSNIALSYNFNKEDKEDKEDTYKGKATFGYSGKLKKVDYTMTQFSFFPDRTTLSFSKEDINNVDYYFNAANFNSSSANPALNQSYNGNLDINAAFANVQYSLTDKLSIILGTRLEQTTQNVLFYSFKKPRGESSNDSKFNILPSLISKYTLTDKQNVKFSFSKTYTLPQFKEKVGITYEDVAQAYLGNVDLYASTNYNVDLGWEFFPKTGELISVTAFGKIIKNPINEMFLNSSSNDISYANTGEKATVAGIELELRKDIFENENGKNLKTKLSYDLNGSYLYSNQDLSNKKVNDENAFGANFTFTESKLSGASNFLANANLSFLKEFAEYKDITATVSYSYFSDKLAVIGSSNIGNMVDKAVNKLDFVINSNISKSIKIGLIYNNILNPTFNRVLEQGKVPGKSAVGDILVTSYKSGSDIRLTLNYTF
- a CDS encoding T9SS type A sorting domain-containing protein, which encodes MTKNYFYIILLLAFLGSFSVNAQDTKQQPKTQESTTIEGLSLYPNPVNGGKVSISTKNDSNKEIIIFDLLGKKIFQTQLSGKELNISNLSPGVYIIKINEDGATATRKLIVR
- a CDS encoding acyl transferase produces the protein MISTTDIFTISSQKQFEKIALKTFRYQYENNRVYQEFCNYLKTDVQKVKILEQIPFLPIQFFKSHTVVSNNNPIEVTFTSSGTTGMITSKHLVTDVSIYEESYLKAFSEFYGNIEDYVVLALLPSYLEREGSSLIHMVEDLIQRTNRPESGFYLHNHDELIKNLIELDESGQNVILIGVTYALLDLIEKQTFQLQNTIIMETGGMKGKRKEMIREELHEILCTGFGVTAIHSEYGMTELLSQAYSLGEGVFECPSWIQILVRETEDALTYVSSGKTGGINVIDLANINSCSFIATQDLGKKNPNNSFEVLGRFDNSDIRGCNLMVL
- the tyrS gene encoding tyrosine--tRNA ligase, which translates into the protein MKNFIEEVTWRGMLHDVMPGTEEHLMEQMRVAYVGIDPTADSLHIGHLVGVMLLKHFQIAGHKPLALVGGATGMIGDPSGKSNERNLLDEPTLRHNQEAIKGQLSRFLDFTSDTENAAELVNNYDWMKDFSFLEFIRDVGKHITVNYMMAKDSVKKRLSSEAAEGMSFTEFTYQLVQGYDFLHLYREKACTLQMGGSDQWGNITTGTELVRRIASGKAYALTCPLITKADGTKFGKSEGGNIWLDAARTSPYKFYQYWLNTSDVDAEKYIKIFTFLSKEDIESLTIEHREAPHLRLLQKRLAEEITVMVHSAADLENAIKASGILFGNSNADDLKQLDAATFLEVFDGVPQAEIAKSDLENGIEIIAVLNDKTGFFKSNGEARRALTANSISVNREKVKEDFMLTSEDLINDQFVLLQSGKKNYFVVRVV